AAAGTACTTACCCCTTCTTTATGACCTTTTCGACGTGGTAAGCCTTTTTTTTGAGCCCATCTACCATTACCATCCATTATTATAGCAACATGTTTTGGAATAGTCATTACTTTTCCTCCTATATTTAAACTAAGTACCCCCTCAACAGAGGGGGATTTTAATTATAATCTTCATAACTCCATATTATTTTTAGTTTTTTATTATTAATCTTTCTAATATCTATAATTCTTTTTTCACCAGAAGGCTCCATATCTTCATATGGTTTAACTTCCTCTGTTCTAAATTCAAATCCTTTATTTTTAAGTTTTTTTAAAACTATATCATAGTATTCGCCTAAATATTTATCAAAACTTTTAATCACTTAAACCTCCATGATTTCATCTTTTTTTCTTTCAAGAAGTTTATCAATTTTTTCGATATATTCATCAGTTAATTCCTGAATATTATCCAGACCTCTATGATAATTATCTTCCGAAATTTCTCCATCTTCTTCCAAATTTTCTAATTGATCATTTGCTTCTCTTCTAATATTTCTTATAGCAATTCTTCCATCTTCAGCTTTTTCATTTATTACTTTAACCATTTCTTTTCTTCTTTCTTCAGTTAATTGAGGAATATTTATTCTAATTAAATTACCATCATTGTTAGGAGTTAATCCCAAATTTTCTTTCATAATTGCTTTTTCTACATTTTCAATAACATTCTTATCAAAAGGTTCAATAATTAATTGTCTGGCTTCAGGTGCAGAGATATTTGCCAATTGATTAATTGGAGTCTGGGTTCCATAATAATCTACCATAATATTTTCCACAAGTGAAGGTCTTGCCCTTCCTGTTCTTACAGTATTAAACTCCTGTTTTGTGTTTTTATAAGCCTTTTCCATTTTCTTTTCAGTAGCTTTCATTACTTTATTAATCAATTTAAACCCTCCCTAATATATTATAAAATTTTTTAACGAACAAAAGTACCTATTTCTTCTCCCATTAAAACTTTTTTGATATTACCTTCTTCCGAAACGGCAAAAACAATTAAGGGGATATCATTATCCATACATAATGATACAGCTGTTGAATCCATTACCCCCAATGATCTGTTTAGAATATCAATATAACTTAATTCTTTATATTTAATGGCTTCTGGATTGGATACAGGATCTGAATCATAAACACCATCAACACTTTTAGCCATAAGAATTGCGTCTGCTGAAATCTCTGCCGCTCTTAAAGCTGCTGTTGTATCAGTTGAAAAGAAAGGATTACCAGTTCCAGCTGCAAAAATTACTACTCTTCCTTTTTCTAGATGTCTTATAGCTCTCCTTCTAATATATGGCTCAGCAACCTGTCTCATTTCAATTGCAGATTGTACTCTTGTTTCTAATCCAAACTTTTCTATTGCATCCTGGAGAGCAAGAGCATTAATTACTGTTGCAAGCATACCCATATAATCAGCTGTTCCTCGGTCCATACCCCGAGCACTTCCAGCAATTCCACGAAAAATATTACCTCCCCCAACAACTACTGCTAATTCAACTTTTGTCTCATCCACCACATTATAAATTTCTTCTGCAATTTTTTTAATTGTTTTAGGTTCTATGCCAAATCCTTTACCTGCTGCAAGGGCCTGACCACTAATTTTTAATAAAACTCTCGAGTATACTGGATTATCCACCATATAATAACCTCCAATATTATTATTCTCTGAAAATTATAAAATCCCTTTTTCAAAATTTATGTATTTATTATTTATAGATATAAATGCTAGTAAAATTATATAATTAAAATTATACATTTAAAAAAAGAGAACACATAAATGTGTTCTCTTATTAAATTTATTAATTTTTTTCTACTTCAGCTCGGACTTCCGAAACAAAATCTTCTTCCTCAGTTTCAATTCCTTCACCTAATTCATATCTTTCAAATCTTTTCACTTCAAGATTAGCTTCATCAAGAAGTTCTCCGACTGTAATATCAGTATCACGAACATATTCTTGATCTACAAGACAAATCTGAGTAAAATATTTATTAATTTTACCTTCTACAATATTGTCAATGATATGTTCCGGTTTACCCTGATTTAACATTTGTTCTTTATATATTTTCTTTTCTTTTTCAATAACTTCATCACTAACTTCTTCTTTAGAAATGTATTCAGGTGCTTTGGCTGCTATATGCATTGCGACATTATTTGCTTTTTTAATATTTTCTTCAGTATCTTCACCAGCAAATTCTACTAAAACACCAATTTTACCATTCATGTGAACATAACCATGTAAAAATTCATCAGTTTTATACTTTTCAAATCTTCTTAAATTAATATTTTCACCAATACTGGCAATAGCTTCTTTTAATATTGTACTTACATCTTTACTATCATCATCATACCATTTTTCTTCTAAAAGTGAATCTATATCTTTTTTATCACTATCCATAATATGATTTGACATTTCAGAAACTAGATTTTTGAATTTTTCATTTTTAGCAACAAAATCTGTTTCACTATTAATTTCTACAACTAAACCTTTATCACGTTTATCATTAATCATTACATTAACCAATCCTTCAGCTGCAACTCTATCTGATTTTTTAGCAGCATCAGATATTCCTTTTTCTCTCAAATAATCAACTGCTTCTTCTACATTACCATCAGTTTCAGAAAGTGCCTTTTTGCAATCCAGCACTCCTGCTCCAGTTTTTTCGCGGAGTTTTTTAATTTTTTTCATTGAACCCATGTTTTTTTCCTCCTTTATCTTAAAAAAAGGCGTGGTAGAAAGCTAAATCAAGCCCCCACCAACGCCTCCAATAAATTTATTAATTTACTTCTTCTGCATTTTCTTTCTGGGCCTCTTCACTCTGTTCATTTTCTTTAGACTGTTCTCCCTGCTTACCTTCCAGTACAGCATCAGCTATAACACTACTGATTAATTTAACAGCTCTAATAGCATCATCATTACCTGGAATAACATAATCAATCAAATCAGGATCACAGTTACTATCAACAATAGAAACTATTGGAATATCGAGTTTTCTAGCCTCAGACACAGCAATTGATTCTTTACGTGGATCAGTGATATAAACTACATCTGGAAGACCATCCATATCTCTGATTCCACCTAAAAACTTTTTCAACTTATCACGTTCTCTTTCAAGTTCAATTACTTCTTTTTTAGGTAGAACTTCAAAAGTACCATCTTCTTCCATTTCTTCTAATTCTTCCAAACGATCAATACGTTTTTTGATTGTCTGATAGTTAGTTAACATACCACCTAACCAGCGCTCGTTGA
This portion of the Halanaerobiales bacterium genome encodes:
- the frr gene encoding ribosome recycling factor → MINKVMKATEKKMEKAYKNTKQEFNTVRTGRARPSLVENIMVDYYGTQTPINQLANISAPEARQLIIEPFDKNVIENVEKAIMKENLGLTPNNDGNLIRINIPQLTEERRKEMVKVINEKAEDGRIAIRNIRREANDQLENLEEDGEISEDNYHRGLDNIQELTDEYIEKIDKLLERKKDEIMEV
- the tsf gene encoding translation elongation factor Ts; this translates as MGSMKKIKKLREKTGAGVLDCKKALSETDGNVEEAVDYLREKGISDAAKKSDRVAAEGLVNVMINDKRDKGLVVEINSETDFVAKNEKFKNLVSEMSNHIMDSDKKDIDSLLEEKWYDDDSKDVSTILKEAIASIGENINLRRFEKYKTDEFLHGYVHMNGKIGVLVEFAGEDTEENIKKANNVAMHIAAKAPEYISKEEVSDEVIEKEKKIYKEQMLNQGKPEHIIDNIVEGKINKYFTQICLVDQEYVRDTDITVGELLDEANLEVKRFERYELGEGIETEEEDFVSEVRAEVEKN
- the pyrH gene encoding UMP kinase gives rise to the protein MVDNPVYSRVLLKISGQALAAGKGFGIEPKTIKKIAEEIYNVVDETKVELAVVVGGGNIFRGIAGSARGMDRGTADYMGMLATVINALALQDAIEKFGLETRVQSAIEMRQVAEPYIRRRAIRHLEKGRVVIFAAGTGNPFFSTDTTAALRAAEISADAILMAKSVDGVYDSDPVSNPEAIKYKELSYIDILNRSLGVMDSTAVSLCMDNDIPLIVFAVSEEGNIKKVLMGEEIGTFVR
- the rpsB gene encoding 30S ribosomal protein S2, whose amino-acid sequence is MSIVNMKQLLESGVHFGHQTRRWNPKMEQYIFTERNGIYIIDLQQTVRLIDKAYDYVKEQAGEGKEILFVGTKRQAQETIKTEAERCGMPYVNERWLGGMLTNYQTIKKRIDRLEELEEMEEDGTFEVLPKKEVIELERERDKLKKFLGGIRDMDGLPDVVYITDPRKESIAVSEARKLDIPIVSIVDSNCDPDLIDYVIPGNDDAIRAVKLISSVIADAVLEGKQGEQSKENEQSEEAQKENAEEVN
- a CDS encoding undecaprenyl diphosphate synthase family protein; translated protein: MTIPKHVAIIMDGNGRWAQKKGLPRRKGHKEGVST